A single genomic interval of Arctopsyche grandis isolate Sample6627 chromosome 8, ASM5162203v2, whole genome shotgun sequence harbors:
- the LOC143916101 gene encoding prenylated Rab acceptor protein 1, with translation MAEPVSVEIAGEMEAPKSSPKKGFLNISQFSSYMSPASLSALVTAQKQSVRPWLLFVQTSNFKIPTTLPRLSKRLIRNIEYFRANYLFVFIALFAYCLITSPFLLLAICASLIICYKFRANPMKWKIGSYELTPNHQYALVCLLCLPIFFWAGAGSALFWVLGASITVISMHAAFYNIDAIVTEDSDDQFQLLEEV, from the exons ATGGCAGAGCCAGTATCGGTCGAAATAGCCGGTGAAATGGAAGCCCCAAAATCATCACCAAAGAAAGGATTCCTcaa tatcagTCAATTTAGTAGTTACATGTCGCCTGCTTCTCTCTCGGCATTAGTGACTGCTCAGAAGCAAAGTGTCAGACCATGGCTTCTATTCGTACAGACTTCCAATTTTAAG ATACCGACAACTCTTCCCAGACTCAGCAAACGACTTATcagaaatattgaatatttccgAGCGAATTATCTGTTTGTCTTTATCGCACTGTTTGCCTATTGCTT AATAACATCACCTTTTCTATTATTGGCGATTTGTGCAAGTCTTATAATCTGTTACAAATTCCGAGCGAATCCTATGAAGTGGAAG ATTGGATCTTATGAACTCACGCCGAACCATCAGTATGCGTTGGTTTGTTTGTTGTGTCTTCCGATATTCTTCTGGGCTGGTGCAGGATCTGCGCTTTTTTGGGTCTTAG GCGCTTCGATAACTGTTATTAGCATGCATGCTGCATTTTACAATATTGACGCTATCGTCACCGAAGACTCTGATGACCAGTTCCAACTGCTCGAAGAAGTATGA
- the LOC143915550 gene encoding uncharacterized protein LOC143915550 encodes MTDVCEVQTKNIFSRLWAWIARRPPMLKRRPSKRFVLESGDQNSNWEAGEDVIPTVVVGLERRGSLDYAGNDRRRSSDDRRASLDRRTSLDRRTSLDRKTSEMDDSGSSSNLLKPPVQQTTLTVINTRKQVKTWSYLVVVDKLVPES; translated from the exons ATGACAGACGTGTGCGAAGTGCAAACCAAGAATATATTCAGTCGACTTTGGGCTTGGATCGCGAGACGTCCTCCGATGTTGAAACGGAGGCCTTCTAAAAGGTTCGTCCTCGAGTCGGGGGATCAGAACTCTAACTGGGAGGCTGGAGAAGATGTCATACCCACCGTGGTTGTGGGGTTAGAGAGGAGGGGTAGTCTGGACTATGCAGGCAACGACAGGAGAAGGAGCTCGGACGACAGGAGGGCGAGCCTAGACAGAAGAACCAGTTTGGATAGAAGGACCAGTTTGGACAGGAAGACCAGCGAAATGGACGATTCTGGCTCCTCTTCGAATTTGTTAAAACCACCGGTCCAGCAAACCACTCTGAC TGTAATTAATACACGCAAACAAGTAAAAACTTGGAGCTATTTAGTAGTAGTAGACAAACTGGTACCCGAGAGTTAA